From one uncultured Paludibacter sp. genomic stretch:
- a CDS encoding exported hypothetical protein (Evidence 5 : Unknown function), translating to MKSNNRLLLIFLFSLAFGLTSCTKTNDPIIENETKTDTVRILFIGNSFTYYNNGVDYHLQKMSSADKPADSIIYEIEKVAFSSYTLQTHYKDSTTTNKIKSKKWNIVVLQEQSSRPINNYSLFLEYATKLDNLIKNNGASTVLFMTWSLKDSPSDIDKISQSYYNVGEKLNAKVVPVGLVWDYFVENYPSVNLYFTDDKHPALTGTYLGACSFYYYLFNKNPTYNTYNPSGLSVEEIITIRKAVKDYSTYSN from the coding sequence ATGAAATCCAATAATCGTTTATTACTTATTTTTCTATTCTCACTGGCTTTTGGATTAACATCGTGTACCAAAACCAACGATCCTATTATTGAAAATGAAACAAAAACAGATACGGTAAGAATTTTATTTATAGGAAACAGTTTCACTTATTATAATAATGGAGTGGATTATCATCTTCAAAAAATGTCATCTGCCGATAAACCCGCAGACTCTATCATCTACGAAATTGAAAAAGTAGCTTTTAGCTCATACACCTTACAAACACATTATAAGGATAGTACTACAACAAATAAAATTAAAAGTAAAAAGTGGAATATTGTTGTACTGCAAGAACAGAGTTCACGTCCTATAAATAACTATTCATTATTTTTAGAGTATGCAACAAAATTAGATAATTTAATCAAAAATAACGGAGCGTCAACTGTTCTTTTTATGACTTGGTCATTAAAAGATTCCCCCTCCGATATTGACAAAATCTCACAGTCTTATTATAATGTAGGAGAAAAATTGAATGCAAAAGTAGTTCCTGTAGGTTTGGTCTGGGATTATTTTGTTGAAAATTATCCTTCAGTTAATTTATATTTTACTGACGATAAACATCCCGCACTTACAGGAACTTATCTTGGCGCATGTTCTTTTTATTATTATTTATTCAATAAAAATCCTACTTACAACACATACAATCCTTCCGGTTTATCTGTTGAAGAAATTATTACAATCCGAAAAGCTGTAAAGGATTATTCTACTTATAGCAATTAG
- a CDS encoding Zinc-carboxypeptidase, which produces MNPQPEKVTTRYFPDPEININTPAFHKKKGFTTYAEMMNFLNGLEKNHRDIMKITFIGTSQKGKPIPMIKLERKNGTENKLKVWLXACIHGDEPASTEGILFLIDKLTNDPSYSKFLDRLNISIVPMANIDGSEIQTRVAANGLDLNRDQTKLSAPESNILKKAFSDSNADVAVDFHEYQPYRRDYLQLGEKFGTAGIYDVMLMYSSNLNIPKNLREYTKSRFVNAIEVALDKENLTHHDYFTSDKERGDIIIHQGSTNARSSATSYALSNAISGLIEVRGGDLGRTSYKRRVYSIFLVAASYLQTAYENVDEVKEEIKKAMENPNPKVVVKSKSPVNLQNLKMLDLSSGKETEIEVKLSDASKIKPLLSRQRPNAYILLPSQQLIVEKLKVLGLNVENMKEEKEMEVENYTIAEYEKDVEKFEGVFRQKVNVNLSKVKRKFPAGSYIVYLNQXKSNLAVEVLEPDAPNSFVSFSVLTVKLNQELPIYRYLSEEKIN; this is translated from the coding sequence ATGAACCCGCAACCGGAAAAAGTAACAACACGATATTTTCCAGATCCGGAGATAAATATTAATACACCTGCTTTTCATAAGAAAAAAGGGTTTACCACTTATGCTGAAATGATGAATTTCCTGAACGGTCTTGAGAAAAATCATCGAGACATAATGAAAATCACATTCATTGGAACCAGCCAAAAAGGAAAACCNATACCAATGATAAAGTTAGAGAGGAAAAACGGTACAGAAAACAAATTAAAAGTTTGGCTTCANGCATGCATACACGGAGATGAACCCGCCAGCACAGAAGGTATTTTATTTTTAATTGATAAACTAACCAATGATCCTTCCTATTCAAAATTTCTCGACAGACTAAATATCTCCATTGTTCCCATGGCAAATATAGATGGAAGTGAAATCCAAACAAGGGTAGCCGCCAACGGATTGGACCTAAATAGAGATCAGACAAAACTCTCTGCACCTGAAAGCAATATCTTAAAGAAAGCTTTTAGTGATTCAAACGCTGATGTGGCAGTTGATTTTCATGAATATCAACCTTACCGTAGAGACTATTTACAACTAGGAGAAAAATTTGGAACAGCCGGAATTTATGATGTAATGTTAATGTATTCAAGCAATTTAAATATCCCTAAAAACTTACGCGAATATACAAAATCGCGTTTCGTGAATGCAATCGAAGTTGCTTTGGATAAAGAAAACCTTACCCATCATGACTACTTTACATCTGATAAAGAGCGAGGAGATATTATTATACATCAGGGTTCTACAAATGCACGTTCAAGCGCTACGTCTTATGCATTAAGTAATGCTATCTCAGGACTAATTGAAGTTCGTGGGGGAGATTTAGGACGAACTTCTTATAAAAGACGTGTTTACAGTATTTTTTTAGTTGCTGCCTCTTATTTACAAACAGCATACGAAAATGTAGATGAAGTGAAAGAGGAAATTAAAAAAGCAATGGAAAACCCCAATCCAAAAGTTGTAGTAAAAAGCAAATCGCCTGTCAACTTACAGAACTTAAAAATGTTAGACCTTTCTTCAGGTAAAGAAACAGAGATAGAAGTAAAATTGTCAGACGCTTCAAAAATAAAACCTTTATTAAGCAGACAGAGACCGAATGCCTACATATTATTGCCTTCACAGCAATTAATTGTGGAAAAATTAAAAGTTCTGGGATTAAATGTAGAAAATATGAAAGAAGAGAAAGAGATGGAGGTAGAAAACTACACAATAGCAGAGTATGAAAAAGATGTTGAAAAATTTGAAGGTGTTTTCAGACAAAAAGTAAATGTAAATCTATCAAAAGTAAAACGCAAATTCCCCGCAGGAAGTTATATTGTGTATCTTAATCAACNAAAATCAAATTTGGCAGTAGAAGTACTTGAACCGGACGCTCCCAATAGTTTTGTCTCTTTCTCGGTACTCACNGTAAAACTTAATCAGGAACTCCCTATATATAGATATTTATCCGAAGAAAAAATTAATTAA
- a CDS encoding conserved hypothetical protein (Evidence 4 : Unknown function but conserved in other organisms) has translation MKRIYSSNENYPNMKIKIFLISFLTLVLLYIPSGFAQNKADFDLGKGLNFSLNDGDYQFRIGGMIQPSVSFVNVDKQTDYYFFAKHTFFNLSGEFLKQNLSFFIQTDFSLGTPLLDAWIAYKPFEDFTITFGQKQNISNNREMLLMEDKLQFSDRSLLSTEFXSTGREFGIFIDKKIKLNNLGIEPQIAVTSGDGRNSFGADSRDVDLGGLKYGARLDIYPLGYFSENNGDFIADLEHETSPKICIGGAASYNVGVSNEVGEGHGDFNLYDKEGNLKLPDYRKLYTEILVKYSGFSLLGEYGIATATSLDDIYTTPSVSTPLIPTQISEYLSLGSGYNVQLGYVTKSGYALDVRYDNITPEFQSNPNSIISKTTGWTFGFSKYFKKNDLKLQSSFSSINSEKNGKELSGSITLQVVL, from the coding sequence ATGAAACGAATATATTCATCAAATGAAAATTATCCAAATATGAAAATAAAGATATTCCTTATTTCATTTTTAACTTTAGTGTTACTCTATATTCCTTCAGGTTTTGCTCAAAATAAAGCGGATTTTGATTTGGGGAAAGGACTAAATTTTAGTTTGAACGACGGCGATTACCAATTTAGAATAGGAGGAATGATACAACCTTCAGTATCCTTTGTAAATGTAGATAAACAAACTGATTATTATTTTTTTGCAAAACACACATTCTTTAATCTGTCGGGAGAATTTTTAAAACAAAACCTCAGTTTTTTCATACAAACGGATTTCAGCTTAGGAACACCTTTACTTGACGCTTGGATAGCATATAAACCTTTTGAGGATTTCACCATTACTTTTGGTCAAAAACAAAACATATCAAATAATCGGGAAATGCTGTTAATGGAAGACAAGTTACAATTTTCCGATAGAAGTTTATTAAGCACTGAGTTTNCATCTACAGGAAGAGAGTTCGGTATTTTTATCGACAAAAAAATTAAATTAAATAATTTGGGTATTGAACCGCAAATCGCAGTAACCTCAGGAGATGGAAGAAATTCATTTGGCGCAGACTCAAGAGACGTAGATTTAGGAGGATTAAAATATGGGGCTAGATTGGATATTTATCCTTTAGGATATTTCTCGGAGAACAATGGAGATTTTATTGCGGATTTAGAACACGAAACATCTCCTAAAATTTGTATTGGAGGAGCCGCAAGTTATAATGTAGGAGTAAGCAATGAGGTTGGAGAAGGACATGGGGATTTTAACCTGTACGACAAAGAAGGAAATTTAAAACTACCGGATTACAGAAAATTATACACAGAGATTCTTGTGAAATACAGCGGTTTTTCTTTGCTCGGCGAATACGGGATAGCCACTGCAACTTCGCTCGATGATATTTATACAACCCCAAGCGTTTCTACCCCTCTTATTCCTACTCAAATTAGTGAATATCTTTCTCTTGGATCCGGTTACAATGTACAATTAGGATATGTAACTAAAAGCGGTTACGCTTTAGACGTTAGATACGATAACATTACACCGGAATTTCAGTCAAATCCAAACTCAATCATAAGTAAAACCACCGGATGGACATTTGGATTTTCCAAATACTTCAAAAAAAATGATTTAAAATTACAGTCATCGTTTTCTTCTATAAACTCTGAAAAAAATGGCAAGGAATTGTCCGGTTCAATAACATTGCAAGTAGTATTATAA
- the mnmA gene encoding tRNA-specific 2-thiouridylase MnmA 1, with protein sequence MNVATLISGGVDSSVVVHLQKEAGITPSLFYIKIGQDDDELLHCSSEEDIEMASLVARKYGCKLEIIDLHKDYWETVVAYTIDKVQKGLTPNPDVMCNKLIKFGVFEKKVGKDFDKIATGHYATTVEKDGKIWLGTAKDPLKDQTDFLAQINHLQVSKLMFPIGHLMKSEVREIAIKANLPTSKRPDSQGICFLGKVNYNDFIRRYLGEKKGPIVELETGKILGHHNGYWFHTVGQRKGLGLSGGPWYVIRKDVEANIVYATKGYDVEAQYGYEFSMSDFHFITENPWRDIENGVDVTFKIRHTPEFTKGKIYKTGDGFHLISEEKLQGIAPGQFGVVYDEESEICIGSGEIV encoded by the coding sequence ATGAACGTAGCGACTTTAATTTCAGGAGGTGTAGATAGTTCTGTTGTGGTACATCTGCAGAAAGAAGCAGGTATTACTCCATCGCTTTTTTATATTAAAATAGGTCAGGATGATGATGAATTGTTACATTGTTCCTCCGAAGAAGATATTGAAATGGCTTCGCTCGTTGCAAGAAAATATGGTTGTAAACTTGAAATTATTGATTTGCATAAAGATTACTGGGAAACGGTGGTAGCTTATACTATTGATAAAGTACAAAAAGGATTAACCCCAAATCCTGATGTAATGTGCAATAAGTTGATTAAATTCGGTGTGTTTGAGAAAAAAGTAGGAAAAGATTTTGACAAAATTGCCACAGGGCATTATGCTACTACTGTAGAAAAAGACGGGAAAATTTGGCTTGGAACAGCAAAAGATCCGTTGAAAGATCAAACTGATTTTTTAGCTCAAATCAATCATTTGCAAGTCTCAAAATTGATGTTTCCTATTGGACATTTGATGAAAAGCGAAGTGCGTGAAATTGCAATAAAAGCGAATCTTCCTACCTCAAAACGTCCTGATAGTCAAGGAATTTGTTTTTTAGGGAAAGTGAACTACAACGACTTTATCCGAAGGTATTTAGGAGAAAAAAAAGGACCAATTGTGGAATTGGAAACAGGTAAAATACTTGGACATCACAACGGATATTGGTTTCATACCGTAGGGCAACGAAAAGGGTTGGGACTTTCAGGAGGTCCTTGGTACGTAATTAGAAAAGATGTGGAAGCCAATATCGTGTATGCAACAAAAGGATATGACGTAGAAGCACAATATGGTTATGAGTTTTCGATGAGCGATTTTCATTTCATCACCGAAAATCCTTGGCGCGACATTGAAAATGGAGTAGATGTAACGTTCAAAATTCGTCATACTCCCGAATTTACCAAAGGAAAAATATATAAAACGGGCGATGGTTTTCACTTGATTTCAGAAGAAAAATTGCAAGGAATTGCACCCGGGCAATTTGGCGTAGTTTACGACGAAGAATCAGAAATTTGTATTGGAAGCGGAGAAATAGTTTAA